The Trichosurus vulpecula isolate mTriVul1 chromosome 3, mTriVul1.pri, whole genome shotgun sequence genome includes a window with the following:
- the PPP1R26 gene encoding protein phosphatase 1 regulatory subunit 26: protein MFLMNAPPVIALQSKWESFGQSGSFRFPVCFSESEEDIARASVSAKVQMIINNLQSEEASLGMNNEYIMQKNQRGGKYKGARIAAANTIVLKEHSTYAKSELSTEFDHMEDDSSDFGPLVLESDSDDSVDREIEQAIQEYLKEKSNTIQSSPSSNATCFGTTDGNNRVKQDFPQNNVTTHLPPVNFKSDVLSEAVICNPKGIHDKPRASSPLSVSSDDSFEQSIQAEIEQFLNEKKQQEVHKCGIPLDKRTEQKEVLVKGVPKSNKESIVKSNRQDLKQGCKDVIFKQYPELEKTNVQPKCFKPKISTESENFTNTRLAPPKLAGTCHSLETAQYKGVEKKHSWANRGEQRIKSAALVYEISDSSSDDGIEEAIQMYQLEKRKEASSTVDSNLLQKTHPRDDDKVSDFTTSIAVGSSKSALLESHKKTLTSKRKQTATKATELSNSSCDSNKLFKPLKETKVSTPPMNTIAKCEFTVQPSFQAETSAELMCAEAILDIYKTIMPSHVESNDRSLSTTPLFSSQNVPSHPDSDSSLVDSDDSIEQEIRTFLALKAQSERLLAKPENLSKSVQGPLLPEHSNQGNSPKGPLSKTLKLSLCCKRKLKGERKVVKQLTPKKTKGLERECSRETEYGQGKILMFQEKKELSSQDKICKSESREDEMTCQFLSSNLVGLIDEHIALDLRSSLSQAHDKIAQGRNLEQERPGSGDKSSSLDSDEDLDMAIKDLLRSKRKLKKRCRDPKPHYKKKVKLSSTGTQFLDKFNKFQKHWKDKSPHLLKSCLPGSKRDNRENTVKKPLNTYNNRTERGKQGKKQEDLQLAFQLEKKIFSKPMLVSNDTEISENRNTAISLSDDSSSVDSDDSIEQEIRKFLAEKAKYSMSSSEIQEGSVTTALGIGQVSKPEIVSGKEKHQSVGHQPGLLSGQSQKNKIVSQKAEDLKISDKTVIQSAINILNDGRKSTSCPGNIYLHSTLAVKTKHETMTPKSCCGSLSIKEASIDKKAICIKDQSQKSLKPTDTENVVNRLQNYCITDITTPEKTNPFQGKWCSKSMCDQKFVPENERHLLLNSRQYTLQSDFVHEGVFQNICVLNTEGREIVQKGNPRKEREKRLKDQRKSSTNCAVDHQQSLHLTGFHSLIPTGVFNFGKSTSQGSKQTSLLDSNQAVPLQVPLFTSLKENKLSKDSGIFGSSYLLLKKEGSDWQNRKTQAELNIREVKKFSSGGKILDVRNRRIVDKGGRDQKALENDSNEFNGTSIEESRSSMVKGKILNL from the coding sequence ATGTTTCTAATGAATGCCCCTCCTGTGATTGCTCTACAGTCAAAATGGGAGTCATTTGGACAGTCAGGGAGTTTTAGATTTCCTGTGTGTTTCTCAGAATCTGAAGAGGATATTGCTAGAGCATCTGTAAGTGCAAAAGTTCAAATGATCATAAACAACCTGCAAAGTGAGGAGGCTTCCTTGGGTATGAACAATGAGTACATTATGCAGAAAAATCAAAGGGGAGGTAAATACAAAGGAGCCAGAATTGCAGCTGCTAATACAATTGTGCTTAAGGAGCACTCTACATATGCCAAAAGTGAATTGTCTACTGAATTTGACCACATGGAAGATGACTCCTCTGATTTTGGACCTCTTGTATTGGAATCAGATAGTGATGATTCTGTGGACCGGGAGATAGAGCAAGCAATACAGGAATATCTAAAGGAGAAAAGCAACACTATTCAGTCATCACCCAGCAGCAATGCAACTTGTTTTGGTACAACAGATGGGAATAACAGAGTCAAACAAGATTTCCCTCAAAACAATGTGACCACTCACCTACCTCCTGTGAATTTTAAATCTGATGTGTTATCAGAAGCCGTCATTTGTAATCCCAAGGGAATCCATGATAAGCCAAGAGCTAGTTCTCCTCTTAGTGTAAGTAGTGATGACTCTTTTGAGCAAAGCATACAAGCTGAAATAGAACAGTTCCTGAATGAGAAGAAGCAACAAGAGGTCCATAAGTGTGGTATCCCTTTGGACAAAAGAACAGAGCAAAAAGAAGTCTTGGTGAAAGGAGTACCTAAATCCAATAAAGAATCCATTGTCAAATCAAATCGCCAAGATTTAAAGCAAGGATGTAAGGATGTAATCTTCAAACAGTATCCAGAATTGGAGAAGACTAACGTACAGCCCAAGTGCTTCAAGCCTAAAATCAGCACAGAATCTGAAAACTTTACCAATACAAGGCTGGCACCTCCTAAACTGGCAGGTACATGCCATTCTTTAGAAACAGCACAATATAAAGGTGTAGAGAAAAAGCATTCCTGGGCAAATAGAGGGGAACAAAGAATCAAAAGTGCAGCTCTTGTATATGAGATATCTGATTCAAGTAGTGACGATGGCATTGAAGAAGCCATTCAGATGTACCaattggagaaaagaaaggaagcgAGTTCTACAGTGGATAGTAACCTATTGCAAAAAACACATCCCAGAGATGATGACAAAGTATCAGATTTTACTACAAGTATTGCAGTTGGTTCTTCAAAAAGTGCCTTGCTTGAAAGCCACAAAAAAACATTGACTAGCAAGAGGAAACAGACTGCTACAAAGGCTACAGAACTGAGCAACAGTAGCTGTGACTCCAACAAACTTTTTAAACCACTGAAAGAAACCAAAGTTTCTACACCTCCTATGAATACAATTGCCAAATGTGAGTTTACAGTACAACCCTCATTCCAGGCTGAAACATCTGCCGAGTTAATGTGTGCAGAAGCTATACTTGACATTTACAAAACAATCATGCCTTCCCATGTGGAAAGCAATGACAGATCACTTTCTACaacccctctcttctcttcccaaaatGTGCCTTCCCACCCTGACAGTGATAGCAGCTTGGTAGATAGTGATGATAGCATTGAGCAAGAAATCAGAACCTTTTTGGCCCTTAAGGCACAATCAGAACGTTTACTGGCCAAACCGGAAAACCTTTCCAAGTCTGTGCAGGGACCACTATTGCCTGAACATAGTAATCAAGGCAATAGCCCCAAAGGCCCTCTTTCTAAGACACTGAAGTTATCACTGTGTTGCAAAAGGAAActtaaaggggaaaggaaagtggTGAAACAACTAACACCTAAGAAAACTAAAGGGTTAGAAAGAGAATGCTCAAGGGAAACTGAGTATGGTCAGGGGAAAATTCTTatgttccaagaaaaaaaagagttgagcAGTCAGGATAAAATCTGTAAATCTGAAAGCAGGGAGGATGAGATGACTTGTCAGTTCCTCTCTTCCAATTTAGTTGGGCTTATTGATGAGCACATTGCCTTAGACCTGAGAAGTAGTTTATCACAAGCCCATGataaaatagcacagggaagaaATTTGGAACAAGAGAGGCCTGGGTCTGGTGACAAAAGTAGTTCTTTGGACAGTGATGAAGACCTTGATATGGCTATTAAGGACCTATTAAGATCAAAGCGTAAATTAAAGAAAAGGTGCAGGGACCCCAAACCTCACTATAAAAAAAAGGTTAAGCTTAGTAGCACAGGAACTCAATTTTTAGATAAATTTAATAAGTTCCAAAAACACTGGAAAGACAAGAGTCCTCACTTACTGAAAAGCTGTCTCCCAGGATCTAAAAGAGACAATAGGGAGAACACAGTAAAGAAACCTTTGAACACTTATAACAACAGAACAGAAAGAGGGAAACAGGGGAAAAAGCAGGAAGATCTCCAGCTGGCATTCcaattagagaaaaaaattttctcaAAACCTATGTTAGTTTCAAATGATACAGAAATCAGTGAAAATCGGAACACTGCAATCTCACTCTCTGATGACagtagttcagtggatagtgATGATAGCATTGAACAAGAAATTAGAAAGTTTTTGGCAGAAAAAGCCAAATACTCCATGAGCAGTTCAGAAATTCAAGAGGGTAGTGTAACAACAGCTCTTGGGATAGGGCAAGTTTCTAAGCCTGAAATTGTTAGTGGAAAAGAGAAGCATCAGTCTGTGGGGCATCAGCCTGGCTTGTTATCTGgccaaagtcaaaagaataagaTAGTTTCTCAGAAAGCCGAGGACCTAAAAATCTCTGATAAAACTGTAATACAAagtgcaataaatattttaaatgatggtAGGAAAAGTACATCCTGTCCTGGGAATATCTACCTCCATTCTACTTTggctgtaaaaacaaaacatgaaacaaTGACACCTAAAAGTTGTTGTGGCAGTTTATCTATAAAGGAAGCATCAATAGATAAGAAAGCTATCTGTATCAAAGACCAAAGTCAAAAAAGTCTCAAACCCACTGATACAGAAAATGTTGTCAATAGGTTGCAGAACTACTGTATTACTGATATTACCACTCCAGAAAAGACTAATCCTTTTCAGGGAAAATGGTGCAGCAAAAGCATGTGTGATCAAAAATTTGTACCTGAAAATGAGAGACATTTGCTTTTAAACAGCAGACAGTATACTCTGCAAAGTGATTTTGTCCACGAAGGAGTGTTCCAGAATATTTGTGTGCTTAACACAGAAGGTAGAGAAATAGTACAGAAAGGGAATcctaggaaggaaagagaaaaaagattaaaggatcaaagaaagagtTCTACAAATTGTGCAGTAGATCATCAGCAAAGTTTACATTTGACTGGATTTCATTCTTTGATTCCAACTGGAGTATTTAATTTTGGGAAGAGTACATCTCAAGGTAGCAAACAAACAAGTCTTTTAGATTCAAACCAGGCAGTTCCTTTGCAGGTGCCCCTCTTCACGTCATTAAAAGAGAACAAATTGAGCAAAGATTCAGGAATATTTGGAAGCTCATACTTGCTTTTGAAGAAGGAAGGGTCTGATTGGCAAAATAGAAAGACACAGGCAGAATTAAACATTCGTGAAGTAAAGAAGTTCAGTTCAGGAGGGAAAATACTAGATGTAAGAAATAGAAGGATTGTTGATAAAGGTGGCCGAGATCAGAAAGCATTAGAGAATGATTCCAATGAATTTAATGGCACCTCCATAGAGGAAAGCAGAAGTTCAATGGTAAAGGGGAAGATCTTAAATTTGTAA